Within Paralichthys olivaceus isolate ysfri-2021 chromosome 14, ASM2471397v2, whole genome shotgun sequence, the genomic segment GTGCCAACCCACTGTGATGTCAGCCACTAGTTTgtgagctgccattttgaagccttaactttgacattttgtccagcgccatcttggtttatTGAAAACCAGCCGTGATCACATCTGGAGGAGCCTGACTGACGCCCGGGCCACACCGGCCAACGTCTCATGTTATCAGCTCAGAGCTGCCACACTGCCTGCTTGAGCAGAGCATCTGAGGAGTGTGAGCCACACTGCTTTTCTACAGAGTCAAGGTCTCAGCTATTttctccatatatatatatatatatatatatatatatatatatatatataatataattattttctaCTCCTCCTGTACCCGTTTCTAAGTAAAATCACTCATTTTTTCATTAACTTCAATAGAAACTGACTTCTTTTTGCCACCAGAGGAGCTGCACTCTACTGGTCATTTGACAGAAAACAGGTTTTAGCCACTTCCCCACTGGCTCTACTTTTCAGACCTGGAGTCTGCGATCATTTTCATAAACCGTCTATGGATTTATCACATCTGTAAACTAATTGTTTGTCTGGTCTGTGGTTTATTTACTGCATGTCACCAGCAACTTTAATAGCTTCATATCACACACAACTGTAAATGAAATTCTAAATTATGTTAAATTCCAGGCTACTGTAATAGGGGCTGCAGACTGATGTGTTGAACTGATGGACATACCTGAGTGCGATGCCCGGACCTTCCAGCAGAACTCCATAGTCTCTGGACACCTGCTTGTTGAGGTCTGACAGCAGAGGGATGTGGATGTGGCCCAAACCTCCAGTCTGACAAATCAGTAGTTGAATTATTTGTTACAAAGTATtgtcaaaacaacacacatgtaGTAGCGGCTGAGTTCGGATTAAAAGCGTACCTTGCGTGGAGTGTTGATCCACGCCAAGTGGGTGAAGTGGGAATCCACGGACACACCCACCACCTCACAGTTGACGTCGTGGAACTCGCTGGCCTTGTCGCTGAAGGAAATGATCTCTGTTGGACAAACGAAGGTGCTGCAAACACAcgagacacagagagacgagGAAAAGGCTCTGTGAGTAAAATGGTCAGAAAATAACCACAGTTCACCTGCAGAGGAGTGAAATACTTTCATTCAGCCTCAGTAGAGCTACttaacatgtacacacactgatgagCATTTAAATGAGCACCAAGCAGAGTAGGTGTGTTAGTCACTTCATCTCATGGTGAACATCTGAGAGTcactactcacaaatccagtgGATAGAAGAAGAGAACCAGGTATTTGCCCTTGAAATCGTCCAGGCTCATGTCCTTGAACTCCCCGTTGAGAACAGCTGTGCCCTTAAAAGCAGGAGCAGGctgagtgacagcagcagccCATCTGTAAGAGCCTGATGGAGACGAGTCCAGCACATTTATTCATACGCACAGTTTGCACGAGTCAACCAAGGCAATTCTTCCATTCTTCCTGTATCTTACTGCAAGATTGCACACATTGGTATCACAACTTTGGTTACATTATATTCATGTATATTAACGAGGCTAAACAGGATTaatattgtgattttatttcacagatatAGTCTGAGGATCTAAGAGCAGAGCTTGACCTAAAAGTTCTATAATGTGGGATTTGGACGTACTGGTGGAGAGACAGGCTCTCTGCAGGGAAGGAGCAGCGAGAGCTCGTGCAGCTCCAGAGACTCcatgttgagctgctgctgctgcgacgTTCAGACGTCCAGCTGCAAACTTCGCCTGACAAAACAAAGAGTCATTGATCAGCCACGGGTTGAAAATATGCCACTTTATTGCAACTTGGGATTTTTAAAGTTCAATGTcgtcgcgtgtgtgtgtgtgtaatacaaATCTGACAACACTTTATGAATTCAAGGGTGTTTATTCCCTCGTGTTTGAACTACTTGAATTCCTTCTCCATTAAActaaaacaggttttttttctgctgcaggccaaactgaagctgctttcagacacgcactgaactccacagatattctgtgttttctcaggaggacgtgcatgtgtgaacgcaaatgtgaGAGTGACAGGCTCCACAGTCTTAGGTGACTTTTTCCCTCAGGCCTTCTAgaataaagtctgtagaaattcAGGGGAATTCGAAGCAGGGTATCTCCCGCGAGTCTGGGGGAGGGTTGATGACGATTGTTCTAATTaagttaatacatcacttcctgtctctgtctgctgcaccatgctgctccacctctcgcctgaataatgcagagattTCTTGCTGCTGTGAACGTGCAGAGactcctgttgtgttgtgcatgtgggaAACTGCGTAAATTCTACAGACTTTACCCACGGGTCATGATAAACGAAGGTCCTTTAAATGTCCTATattgaaaacacaacaggatttgaaaactaaataatgaaaaagcaTGAGTTACTTTCAGTCTCTTCCAGTGAACTGTCTTTTAATATAAGTTATGAAGAAttcatttgaaattatttttgtcataataaaacattaactcCAAGTCAATGTGCAAAAAGTGTCTAATTGATATTATCCTGCAGGAAATGAATCCTGCACACGAACTACAAACATTTATCACATTTGATAAACCCTGAAAGACACAGGCTTGAGTGAGAAGACTAATGTTGGCTGCGTTCCACTGAGCTGTGACAGTTACAGGATTATGTTCCGTTCACAGAACAGGTTTTaaccattgactgtatataaggtTTTAACATCCGCACACTTCACAAGACAACTGTTTTTTGAGCAATCTACCTTTTTGCAATATTCAAGTGTACAATACACGTGTGCAGTATTTTAAAGTCATTCTATTTTGTACCTATTTACACTCATCTTTAACATTTGTCTCTCTGCATTGTGAACCAGAAGAATGACATTCAGTGTAAATGCGCACGTGTGTGATGTTTGGGTTGTGAATGACAGTGAAAGTCTGATCTGAAGCTGAAGTTTGAAACATTAAGTTGAGTGTCCTTGTTAACTGACTTTGCTTCTGATAAAGTTTTCATACAGCGACTTGAATCTATTGTCTACACGCACAGAACGGAACAAAGACCAACACATTAGCAGTTACACAACATTTAAATCATGATCTCATCAATAACTAAATAACTACCAACTCGTTCTTAGCTTTAAACTATGTTGTTCCTGGCATGTGTCTGTGACAGCGGCCGTGGACCAGAGGTTGGACCACAGTGTGAGTCCTGTCTAAGATCACCGATCGATCACTCATCGATACCCGCCATCGATAAGAGTTCACGACCGGTGGATAAAGAACCGAACTACAGGTGGACGATGTTTGTTAGTTTCACTCACAGAGCTCCGCAGCAGGCTTCTGATGGTGGCGGCCATTTTGGATTGTGTCAGAGGACGGCGGCGGTTAAAGCAGGTTGTTGCGTCATTTACGTACGTGTTCGACGCAGCTCAGGAAAATAGTAACTCGCTATAACGTCAAATATATTTGAGAATGAAACTTTCACAGTAGTTTAAGAAGTGGGACGAGTTATAAACAAGCTGTGAAAAGCCTGAtcattcaaataataaaaaacaaatgaatgaagtaATTAACGAATAGTAGGAAAAAGTCTATAGACGTATCCTTTAGTTTTTGTACAGCACTTTGTTCAGctctgattgttttttaatgtgctttattcatatatttgattTGTCTGCTTCGTAGCTTTAAAACGCTCCTGTTActtaaagcaaataaatatttaggCCCAAACTGTTTATGAGTTGTAGCATCAGCCATTAACATGCTGCTTGtgctttttaaaactgttttatttaacGAACACCCACATACAAACACCAGCTATATAAATGTCTTCATGAGGATATATAGAGACTTTGTAGATGTGGTGGTTTAGTCTTATTGCCTCCGATATTTCTGATGCTCCTGAATGCAGCATGACTCCGACTGCAAGTGAACACGTGGTTGGACGCGGAAGTAGAACTTGACCTCAGAGGCATGATACAGTGTATCAGTGCAGTTTtccatcatatatatatatttaatgtttgagTAGTACATGCAGTATTTGCAGTGATGGATCCGAACCTGTTGTACTGGAAGAGCCAGGGTCAGGTGAGTGTGTGGACTATGAATGAAGGGGGGGTGCAGTTCCTCTGTTGTTTACACTGACCTGCTCTTCTTCAGTCTTTCCTCAGCCGAGTTCAGATCTGGTTCCGTCTCCTCGAcccctctgtgctgctctgctcagaTGTAAGTGACACACGCTCATGGGATCCTGATGGAGAAGCTGTGTGATGTTTAAccagtgctgctgctctcctcagGCCCAGATACAGAGGGCTCACTCTCTGATGGGGGGCGAAGAGCGGAGGGGACAGGTCAGAGGATGTTTTAGCTGTCAGTGGTTGTCAGTGGTTCCTCTGTCAGCTTCATCGTCCTGACTGAATTAAACCTCTTTGTTCTGCAGGATGCAGCTGCACAGACCCTCGCTCTCGTAAGTGGAAACAACTCATCAATCTTATTTCAACAAATTAGaagatttaattattttatttattttaattcttattattagtagtagtggTATCATCAATTGTATTTGATTGATTAAACTATCCTGCTCTTTTTCTCTTGCACTACTGTGTTGACACTTTTATAATGGCCCCTG encodes:
- the prdx3 gene encoding thioredoxin-dependent peroxide reductase, mitochondrial — translated: MAATIRSLLRSSAKFAAGRLNVAAAAAQHGVSGAARALAAPSLQRACLSTSSYRWAAAVTQPAPAFKGTAVLNGEFKDMSLDDFKGKYLVLFFYPLDFTFVCPTEIISFSDKASEFHDVNCEVVGVSVDSHFTHLAWINTPRKTGGLGHIHIPLLSDLNKQVSRDYGVLLEGPGIALRGLFIIDPNGVVKHMSVNDLPVGRCVEETLRLVKAFQYVETHGEVCPASWTPESPTIKPTPAGSKEYFEKVN